One stretch of Nocardia fluminea DNA includes these proteins:
- a CDS encoding glycosyltransferase family 4 protein yields the protein MTGSEWFGATPGGLNRYFTDLYRALVRQPGMTVTAAAFGTADDASAGSWGPTGGSTLHRARTALLARAELAPGTVLDRHFCLYGPLARTTTTKLPLVVHFHGPWAQESAMAGESSRAVRAKYLFERLRYRGADRFIVLSGHFRDVLERDYHVPADRISIIAPGVDLDRFRVAPLDAAAPTRTVLCVRRLERRMGIDVLLRAWPRVTAAHPDARLVVVGTGTAEAELRAEAAGLAGTVEFTGRVGDDELTDLYAAAAVSVVPTVALEGFGLIALESLAAGRAPIVTDCGGLPDAVRGLDPTLVVPAGEPDALAARLVAALDGTIPDPATCRAHARTFSWDIAAERHAALYRELR from the coding sequence ATGACCGGATCGGAATGGTTCGGCGCCACACCGGGCGGGCTCAACCGGTATTTCACCGACCTGTACCGAGCACTGGTGCGGCAGCCGGGGATGACGGTGACCGCCGCCGCGTTCGGCACCGCCGACGACGCGAGCGCCGGATCGTGGGGGCCGACGGGCGGTTCGACACTGCACCGCGCCCGCACCGCGCTGCTCGCGCGCGCCGAGCTCGCCCCCGGCACGGTCCTGGATCGGCACTTCTGCCTGTACGGCCCGCTCGCGCGGACCACGACGACGAAGCTGCCGCTGGTCGTCCACTTCCACGGGCCGTGGGCGCAGGAGAGCGCGATGGCAGGCGAATCCTCGCGTGCCGTGCGCGCGAAGTACCTGTTCGAACGACTGCGCTACCGCGGCGCCGACCGATTCATCGTGCTGTCCGGCCACTTCCGTGACGTGCTCGAACGCGACTACCACGTGCCCGCCGACCGGATCTCGATCATCGCGCCCGGCGTCGACCTGGACCGGTTCCGGGTCGCGCCGCTCGACGCCGCCGCACCGACCCGGACCGTGCTGTGCGTACGCAGGCTGGAGCGACGCATGGGCATCGACGTGCTGTTGCGGGCGTGGCCGCGGGTAACGGCCGCGCACCCCGACGCCCGTCTGGTCGTCGTCGGTACCGGCACCGCCGAGGCGGAGCTGCGCGCCGAGGCGGCCGGGCTCGCGGGCACCGTCGAGTTCACCGGCCGGGTCGGCGACGACGAGCTCACCGATCTCTATGCCGCGGCTGCCGTGTCTGTCGTCCCGACGGTCGCGCTCGAGGGGTTCGGCCTGATCGCGCTCGAATCCCTGGCGGCGGGCCGGGCGCCGATCGTCACCGATTGCGGCGGATTGCCCGACGCCGTGCGTGGCCTCGATCCCACCCTCGTCGTGCCCGCGGGCGAGCCCGACGCGCTCGCTGCCCGGTTGGTGGCCGCCCTCGACGGCACGATTCCCGACCCGGCCACCTGCCGCGCGCACGCGCGGACCTTCAGCTGGGACATCGCCGCCGAGCGGCACGCTGCCCTGTACCGGGAACTGCGATGA
- a CDS encoding glycosyltransferase family 4 protein, producing the protein MTRAVFLAHTAAPSGAELATLRLLDALRATGRYQVTMIYTEDGPMVARMRGRDIETQVITAQFDSRAMRIGTGLFGLVTGFLALLRLGWAVGAAVREAEAEVVVAESTKALVLGVVAARRARVPLVWQVHDRVTAEYFGRVPALAIRVLARLACRGQLANSHATAATLPTGLPTAIAYPGVELPAVQADPRRRPAAEAVVVMVGRLSPWKGQDVFLRAIAALRVRPARVILVGGTFFGEEPYRAQLEELAAELGVAAEFTGHVDDPAAYLGDADILVHCSVLPEPFGQVVVEGMAAGCAVVAATPGGPAEIIHTGVDGLLVPGGEVTALTAALDTLLDDPAARARLAVAGRDRAHDFDIHAGARAVAGFLDTMVTRGV; encoded by the coding sequence ATGACGCGCGCTGTTTTCCTCGCGCATACAGCGGCACCGTCGGGCGCCGAGCTCGCCACGCTGCGACTGCTCGACGCGCTGCGGGCCACCGGGCGCTATCAGGTCACCATGATCTATACCGAGGACGGGCCGATGGTGGCCCGGATGCGGGGTCGCGATATCGAAACCCAGGTCATAACAGCGCAATTCGACTCGCGTGCCATGCGGATCGGCACCGGGTTGTTCGGTCTGGTCACCGGTTTCCTCGCCTTGCTGCGGTTGGGCTGGGCCGTCGGCGCGGCGGTGCGGGAGGCCGAAGCCGAGGTCGTCGTCGCCGAGAGCACCAAGGCCTTGGTCCTCGGGGTCGTGGCGGCCCGCCGTGCGCGAGTTCCTCTGGTGTGGCAGGTCCACGACCGGGTCACCGCGGAGTATTTCGGCAGGGTGCCCGCCCTGGCGATCCGCGTGCTGGCCCGGCTCGCGTGCCGCGGACAGCTGGCCAACAGCCATGCGACCGCGGCCACTCTGCCCACGGGTCTGCCCACCGCGATCGCGTACCCGGGTGTCGAGTTGCCGGCGGTGCAAGCGGATCCGCGGCGCCGGCCGGCTGCGGAGGCGGTAGTCGTGATGGTCGGCCGACTCAGCCCGTGGAAAGGCCAGGATGTCTTCCTGCGCGCGATCGCCGCGCTGCGGGTGCGCCCTGCCCGGGTGATCCTGGTGGGCGGCACGTTCTTCGGCGAGGAACCCTATCGCGCACAGCTGGAAGAGCTCGCGGCCGAGTTGGGCGTGGCCGCCGAGTTCACCGGCCATGTCGACGACCCCGCCGCATATCTCGGCGACGCCGACATTCTCGTGCACTGCTCGGTGCTGCCCGAACCCTTCGGACAGGTCGTCGTCGAGGGGATGGCCGCGGGTTGCGCGGTGGTCGCCGCGACACCGGGCGGTCCCGCCGAGATCATCCACACCGGGGTCGACGGCCTGCTCGTGCCCGGCGGCGAAGTCACCGCCCTCACCGCGGCCCTGGACACCCTGCTCGACGACCCCGCCGCCCGTGCCCGCCTCGCCGTGGCGGGCCGGGACCGCGCGCACGACTTCGACATCCACGCCGGCGCCCGTGCGGTCGCCGGCTTCCTCGACACCATGGTGACCCGTGGTGTCTGA
- a CDS encoding oligosaccharide flippase family protein, which produces MAVLRDIGFVSFGKYGQYLVTFITVPLIARVLGAHGLGLLAMAMSAYFIGSLIVDLGITSFMAARVPEAEGAHGAGPRFAAVNQLRGDYLAVRLSLLVTLGLALGVGLVFGVPEPVQMILLGLFAGGFWSMSEDWLLIGQGRFGASTLYQGIGRLGYLALLVGVLPRIPSAQVAVLCLLVSSVPTVVATWIDTSRRYGRPSRPRDVGALLRTGAPVFTSRLLITTYGQGAAAIYSVVLDAAALGLYSAGDRLVRALQSLLDPIGFALLPRMARRSTDGNFWRDSVRVLAACVALAALVSAMVWVTAPFLIEVIFGTEFLGATSLLRIEVLILPATTITSFVTTAILPVRQDTFGVLAGAVIGTVIAACALGLTFRTHSVHTLVYGSVLVEYTVAAWYLARVRMLVLRDRRSKDLHA; this is translated from the coding sequence CTGGCGGTGCTGCGCGATATCGGGTTCGTGAGCTTCGGTAAGTATGGGCAGTACCTCGTCACCTTCATCACGGTGCCGCTGATCGCCCGGGTGCTCGGGGCGCACGGGCTGGGACTGCTCGCGATGGCGATGTCGGCCTACTTCATCGGCTCGCTGATCGTGGACCTCGGCATCACCTCCTTCATGGCGGCGCGGGTACCCGAGGCCGAGGGCGCCCACGGTGCCGGGCCACGATTCGCGGCCGTCAACCAGCTGCGCGGCGACTACCTCGCCGTGCGGCTGAGCCTGCTCGTCACACTCGGGCTGGCACTCGGAGTCGGGCTGGTGTTCGGCGTCCCCGAACCGGTGCAGATGATCCTGCTCGGACTGTTCGCGGGTGGATTCTGGTCGATGTCGGAGGACTGGCTGCTGATCGGGCAGGGGCGCTTCGGCGCGTCGACGCTCTATCAGGGCATCGGGCGGCTCGGCTACCTCGCCTTGCTGGTCGGGGTCCTGCCACGGATCCCGAGTGCGCAAGTCGCCGTGTTGTGTCTGCTGGTGTCGTCGGTACCGACGGTGGTGGCCACCTGGATCGACACGTCCCGGCGATACGGCCGGCCGTCCCGGCCGCGTGATGTCGGTGCGTTGCTACGCACGGGTGCGCCGGTCTTCACCTCCCGCTTGCTGATCACCACCTACGGACAAGGTGCCGCCGCGATCTACTCGGTGGTGCTCGACGCGGCCGCCCTCGGCCTGTACTCCGCGGGCGATCGCCTCGTGCGGGCCCTGCAGTCACTGCTCGACCCGATCGGTTTCGCCCTGCTGCCGCGCATGGCGCGACGCAGCACCGACGGCAACTTCTGGCGCGACAGTGTGCGGGTGCTCGCGGCCTGTGTCGCGCTGGCCGCGCTGGTCAGTGCGATGGTGTGGGTCACCGCGCCGTTCCTGATCGAGGTGATCTTCGGCACCGAATTCCTCGGCGCGACATCACTGCTGCGGATCGAGGTCCTGATCCTGCCCGCTACCACCATCACCTCGTTCGTCACCACCGCGATCCTGCCCGTGCGCCAGGACACCTTCGGCGTGCTCGCCGGCGCGGTGATCGGCACGGTGATCGCGGCCTGCGCGCTCGGGTTGACCTTCCGCACCCACTCGGTGCACACCCTCGTCTACGGCAGCGTGCTGGTCGAATACACCGTCGCTGCCTGGTATCTCGCGCGCGTCAGAATGCTGGTGCTGCGCGACCGGCGGAGCAAGGACCTCCACGCATGA
- a CDS encoding CgeB family protein has translation MKILFLGDDWIGSNARSLADGFRQAGHDVLVVDSTAITVPSRLSPPWVYAKARGARAPWQVRALHERIERSAAAFDPDMVFVFKGIHLDQRRLLDLPAALHVHYSADDVANPENLTSAYLAHEPEWDLVVTTKRHNVPELRARGARAVGFVRSAYDPAWHHPTARRDGRDYLVGFIGVCRPDRRAAMVELAGRYGERMLVRGPGWRRVPELRVTGAHVGGAVYGAEYSAAIAQVGANLVLLNSDNRDTHTCRTFEVPAAGGLFVGERTDEHAELLDDTTECFLFSGTDELHDILDRCAAEPDKVAAVAAAGHRRVVADGHRYVDRAREIVALAQEVRP, from the coding sequence ATGAAAATCCTCTTCCTCGGCGACGACTGGATCGGCAGCAATGCGCGCTCGCTGGCCGACGGTTTCCGCCAGGCCGGCCACGACGTGCTCGTCGTGGACTCGACCGCGATCACTGTGCCGAGCCGTTTGTCACCACCCTGGGTCTATGCCAAAGCGCGCGGGGCACGGGCGCCGTGGCAGGTGCGCGCATTACACGAACGAATCGAACGTAGCGCTGCGGCCTTCGATCCCGATATGGTGTTCGTGTTCAAGGGAATCCATCTCGACCAGCGCAGATTGCTCGATCTGCCTGCCGCGCTGCACGTGCATTACAGCGCCGACGATGTGGCGAACCCGGAAAATCTCACCTCCGCCTACCTCGCGCACGAGCCCGAGTGGGACCTCGTGGTCACCACCAAACGCCACAATGTGCCCGAGTTGCGCGCACGCGGCGCCCGCGCCGTCGGGTTCGTGCGCAGCGCCTACGATCCCGCGTGGCACCACCCCACCGCCCGTCGCGACGGGCGGGACTATCTGGTCGGCTTCATCGGTGTGTGCCGCCCCGATCGCCGCGCGGCGATGGTCGAACTGGCCGGGCGCTACGGCGAACGGATGCTCGTCCGTGGCCCCGGCTGGCGCCGGGTGCCCGAGCTGCGCGTGACCGGCGCCCACGTGGGTGGAGCCGTCTACGGCGCCGAGTACTCGGCCGCGATCGCCCAGGTCGGCGCGAACCTGGTGCTGCTGAACTCGGACAACCGCGACACCCATACCTGCCGCACATTCGAAGTGCCGGCCGCTGGTGGGCTTTTCGTCGGCGAACGCACCGACGAGCACGCCGAACTGCTCGACGACACCACCGAGTGCTTCCTGTTCTCCGGCACCGACGAACTCCACGACATCCTCGACCGGTGCGCGGCCGAACCGGACAAGGTCGCCGCGGTGGCCGCCGCCGGGCACCGCCGTGTCGTGGCCGACGGGCACCGCTATGTGGATCGGGCGCGCGAGATCGTCGCGCTGGCACAGGAGGTCAGGCCCTGA
- a CDS encoding Wzz/FepE/Etk N-terminal domain-containing protein — MGLIDIWRIVRQRWLLIVGVVLVCTAAAWAYAQTLPNIYSASSSMYVSMATGTSVNDSYQGGLAAQQRVRSYLDLAASTTVAARVVDDKGLKITPEQMRAKITASSPPATSVIMITVQDSTPTGARDLTDAAVAQFRRLVDELESIQRDAAPAARVAVVDRAQVPSAPLGPPPGRIVLLGLIAGLALGGGAALLRERTDRSLRTPDAVSAALPVPVLGVIEAGTPAAAGETRRLRSRLLQHDPAKSVQLTSLSARSEPDVAMALARSLSDSGQHVVLVDADTSGGGSTEFITSDSPGLAAVLRATLPVAKALTPWSETGIAFLPLGAADQQTPDLLVSARFADLITDLASRFDHVIVETAPVTVAADAIGVAPLCDVTLGIVELGALSGPGLRGALATLGAAKLTGAVVYSRPSAPLARFLERLPL, encoded by the coding sequence ATGGGTTTGATCGATATCTGGCGCATCGTACGACAGCGATGGCTGTTGATCGTGGGAGTCGTGCTGGTGTGCACGGCGGCCGCGTGGGCTTACGCGCAAACGCTGCCGAACATCTATTCGGCGTCGAGTTCGATGTATGTGTCGATGGCCACGGGCACCTCGGTCAACGACTCGTACCAGGGCGGTCTGGCCGCCCAACAGCGGGTGCGGTCCTATCTCGACCTGGCGGCCTCGACGACAGTCGCGGCACGCGTTGTCGACGACAAGGGTCTGAAGATCACACCGGAGCAGATGCGCGCGAAGATCACTGCCAGTTCACCCCCCGCGACCTCGGTGATCATGATCACGGTGCAGGATTCGACCCCGACCGGCGCGCGCGATCTCACCGACGCCGCGGTAGCCCAGTTCCGCAGACTCGTCGACGAACTCGAGTCCATCCAGCGTGACGCGGCCCCGGCCGCGCGGGTGGCCGTGGTCGACCGGGCGCAGGTACCGAGCGCCCCGCTCGGCCCGCCGCCGGGCCGGATCGTGCTGCTGGGTCTGATCGCCGGGCTCGCCCTCGGAGGCGGCGCGGCACTGCTGCGCGAGCGCACCGACCGTTCGCTGCGTACCCCGGACGCCGTGTCGGCGGCGCTGCCCGTCCCGGTGCTCGGGGTGATCGAAGCGGGCACACCCGCCGCCGCGGGTGAGACGCGGCGGTTGCGCAGCCGGTTGCTCCAGCACGACCCCGCGAAGTCGGTGCAGCTGACGAGTCTGTCGGCGCGCTCGGAACCGGATGTGGCGATGGCACTGGCCCGTTCGCTGTCCGACAGTGGACAGCACGTGGTGCTCGTCGACGCCGACACCAGCGGCGGCGGCAGCACCGAATTCATCACCAGCGACAGCCCCGGCCTGGCGGCGGTGCTGCGCGCCACCCTGCCCGTCGCCAAGGCGCTCACGCCGTGGTCGGAGACCGGAATCGCGTTCCTGCCGCTCGGCGCCGCCGATCAGCAGACCCCCGACCTGCTCGTGTCGGCGCGATTCGCCGATCTGATCACCGACCTGGCCTCGCGCTTCGATCACGTCATCGTCGAGACCGCACCGGTCACCGTCGCCGCGGACGCGATCGGGGTGGCACCGCTGTGCGATGTCACGCTCGGCATCGTCGAACTGGGCGCGCTGTCCGGACCCGGATTGCGCGGCGCGCTGGCGACGCTCGGCGCCGCGAAACTCACCGGAGCGGTGGTGTACAGCAGACCTTCGGCTCCTCTGGCCCGTTTCCTGGAACGGCTGCCACTGTGA
- a CDS encoding glycosyl hydrolase family 28-related protein, with protein MNEQSVGRRRLLAATFGAAAVLPLAAACAADPEPGAEFRSPHVSDSPAARNVRDFGAVGDGKADDTAAVAAAAAARDRPVVLYFPAGTYRVRSWPDMPDFATVLGDGGDSSVVFCEDDVTLIRLEKRSRVRFSRIGFYLTGPRATGFVLSECFRCSFDGVVIRGNHLSDNHPRFLAQRGVVLDRNTGGTAFINCDINNFGVGLETQCIQNYVTSSKFTSNYVGVLGTGNDHNAGLALTNVEFVSDRDPRTTDRHLLVDGAANDWWLTNIWFEGADIAVSVGTRGKGGPAQFGMVNCKVAARSVGVDLVYCRQPYLANVVFDQESDRPGVELRIDPTDCAEGTAINLISGSADDLRAGVFPDGWQVIGRSGMRTSRFTGTVITRAGQGDADLFQAQGNDGAVRSAVLSSGAWLSDHADAGLVLKDPAGGYWRLAVGTDGALRTVAMGKQRPRQ; from the coding sequence GTGAACGAACAATCGGTGGGGCGGCGGCGTCTGCTCGCCGCCACCTTCGGCGCGGCGGCCGTGCTGCCCTTGGCCGCGGCCTGCGCCGCCGACCCGGAGCCCGGTGCCGAGTTCCGCTCACCCCACGTCAGTGATTCGCCCGCTGCCCGCAACGTGCGCGATTTCGGTGCCGTCGGCGACGGCAAGGCCGACGACACGGCGGCCGTCGCCGCGGCCGCGGCGGCCAGGGACCGGCCGGTGGTGCTGTACTTTCCCGCGGGCACCTACCGGGTGCGGTCGTGGCCCGACATGCCGGACTTCGCCACGGTTCTCGGCGACGGCGGGGACTCCAGTGTGGTGTTCTGTGAGGACGACGTCACGCTGATCCGCTTGGAGAAGCGCAGCCGGGTGCGCTTCTCCCGCATCGGTTTCTATCTCACCGGTCCGCGCGCCACCGGTTTCGTCCTGTCGGAGTGCTTCCGCTGTTCCTTCGACGGTGTCGTGATCCGGGGAAATCACCTCAGCGACAATCACCCTCGTTTCCTCGCCCAGCGCGGTGTCGTGCTGGACCGCAATACCGGCGGCACCGCGTTCATCAACTGCGACATCAACAATTTCGGCGTCGGCCTCGAAACGCAGTGCATCCAGAACTACGTCACCTCGTCGAAGTTCACCAGCAATTACGTCGGCGTGCTCGGTACCGGCAACGACCACAACGCCGGCTTGGCGCTGACCAACGTGGAATTCGTCTCCGATCGCGATCCGCGAACCACCGACCGCCACCTCCTGGTCGACGGCGCGGCGAATGACTGGTGGCTCACCAATATCTGGTTCGAGGGCGCCGATATCGCGGTGTCGGTCGGGACCCGGGGCAAAGGCGGGCCCGCCCAGTTCGGCATGGTCAATTGCAAGGTGGCTGCCCGCTCGGTCGGGGTCGACCTCGTGTACTGCAGACAGCCGTATCTGGCGAACGTGGTCTTCGACCAGGAATCCGACCGTCCCGGCGTCGAATTGCGCATCGACCCCACCGACTGCGCGGAAGGCACCGCGATCAATCTGATCTCCGGTTCCGCCGACGATCTGCGCGCGGGCGTCTTTCCCGACGGGTGGCAGGTGATCGGGCGCAGCGGAATGCGCACGTCGCGCTTCACCGGCACGGTGATCACCCGGGCCGGGCAAGGCGACGCCGACCTGTTCCAGGCGCAGGGCAACGACGGCGCTGTCCGCTCGGCGGTGTTGTCCAGCGGCGCGTGGTTATCCGATCACGCCGACGCCGGACTGGTACTGAAGGACCCCGCCGGCGGCTACTGGCGGCTGGCCGTCGGTACCGACGGCGCGTTACGGACCGTGGCCATGGGCAAACAACGGCCACGGCAATGA
- a CDS encoding GNAT family N-acetyltransferase — translation MTLGPVRLHGVTVRLRPPAFGDFAEWRRIRLRDRDCLEPYWFRSPLTWDQRHTPSRWVGECLAARAEARAGRRVSTVLEIDGRFAGQLELVGVGSGTAELSVWVDAEVARRGASGLAGSLLLDFGFGTVGLERITAPIAVTNAGARRAVRQRWTLEAVMAGYFDVGGGRVDHELWSVTSDRIPAGGFAADWLAGYLATHPTADSLPGDTTSSTGATVSACTILRARARHRLGRVRHMADPLRTATPGTAHSGSIELRPWRSGDFKSRRAARIAAGPLLAPTALPEDWARRHTRREWWRSRAASRMGLRGKHGAVLVIEEAGRYLGECRLFDRDMFDRNVRAAVWVRPDAPTETAVDALRLLITHATERLGIWRVSLAVPSADRRGAALALDAGLRHEGTMHHYRGIDGALADHELWAFSTARTTATCASGGEGEHP, via the coding sequence GTGACGCTGGGACCCGTCCGCCTGCACGGTGTCACCGTGCGGCTGCGACCGCCGGCGTTCGGTGATTTCGCCGAGTGGCGGCGGATTCGCCTGCGTGATCGGGATTGTCTCGAACCGTACTGGTTTCGATCCCCGTTGACCTGGGACCAGCGGCACACTCCGAGCCGCTGGGTAGGTGAATGTCTGGCTGCCCGCGCCGAAGCCAGGGCCGGACGGCGGGTGAGCACGGTCCTCGAGATCGATGGCAGGTTCGCCGGGCAGCTCGAGCTGGTCGGTGTCGGCTCCGGCACCGCCGAACTCAGCGTCTGGGTCGACGCCGAGGTCGCCCGACGCGGAGCGAGCGGGCTCGCCGGGTCGCTGCTGCTCGACTTCGGGTTCGGCACCGTCGGCCTGGAGCGGATCACCGCGCCGATCGCCGTGACGAACGCCGGTGCGCGGCGCGCGGTCCGGCAGCGCTGGACGCTGGAGGCGGTCATGGCCGGGTACTTCGACGTCGGAGGTGGGCGCGTCGACCACGAACTGTGGTCGGTGACCAGCGATCGGATACCCGCGGGCGGGTTCGCCGCCGATTGGCTGGCGGGCTATCTCGCGACTCATCCCACCGCCGACAGCCTTCCCGGCGACACGACCTCCTCGACCGGCGCCACGGTGTCGGCCTGCACGATTCTGCGAGCCCGCGCACGCCATCGCCTCGGCAGGGTGCGGCACATGGCCGACCCGTTGCGCACCGCGACGCCCGGCACGGCGCACAGCGGTTCGATAGAGTTACGTCCTTGGCGCAGTGGCGATTTCAAATCTCGCCGCGCCGCACGCATCGCCGCCGGCCCACTGCTCGCACCGACTGCGCTGCCCGAGGACTGGGCTCGGCGGCACACGCGCCGGGAGTGGTGGCGGTCGAGGGCGGCGTCTCGGATGGGGCTGCGCGGTAAGCACGGCGCGGTCCTCGTCATCGAGGAAGCAGGCCGCTACCTCGGCGAATGCCGCCTCTTCGATCGGGACATGTTCGACCGCAATGTCCGTGCGGCCGTGTGGGTTCGCCCGGACGCGCCCACCGAGACCGCGGTCGACGCACTACGCCTGCTGATCACCCACGCTACCGAGCGTCTCGGTATCTGGCGGGTGTCGCTGGCCGTGCCGTCCGCCGACCGGAGGGGTGCGGCCCTCGCCCTCGACGCCGGCCTGCGCCACGAAGGCACCATGCACCACTACCGCGGTATCGACGGCGCACTCGCCGATCACGAGCTGTGGGCTTTCAGCACCGCGCGCACCACCGCGACGTGCGCGTCCGGCGGCGAAGGAGAACACCCATGA
- a CDS encoding glutamate-1-semialdehyde 2,1-aminomutase: MTAHRGFARSNELQARLHDLVPGGAHTYARGADQYPESMAPILLRGKGAHVWDADGNRYVEYGMGLRAVTLGHGYGPVLTAVSEAVADGVSFSRPTELELLAAQDFLSLVPGADMVKFAKNGSDATTAAVRLARAVTGRSAIAVCDQPFFSVDDWFIGTTEMAGGIPAVDTVKFPYNDLDSLDATLADGSVAAVFLEAATAMAEPLPGYLDGVRALCDRYGTLLVFDEMITGFRWSAGGAQAVYGVTPDLSCWGKAMGNGFPISALAGKREYMERGGLRTDQERVFLLSTTHGPETSALAALRAVVHAYRTEDPVGRMEQAGRVLADGVNTIAADLGIADFLQVLGRPSCLIFRTSDAEGAPSQAFRTLFLQELLMRGVLGQSFVTSAAHDPDAIATTVAACAEAAEVYRRAIERGTVDGLLRGRPVAPALRRTAAPRQIEASTPR; this comes from the coding sequence ATGACAGCCCATCGCGGATTCGCTCGCAGCAACGAGCTGCAAGCGCGCCTGCACGACCTCGTGCCCGGGGGCGCGCACACCTACGCCCGCGGCGCCGACCAGTATCCCGAGTCGATGGCGCCGATCCTGCTGCGCGGCAAGGGTGCTCACGTCTGGGATGCCGACGGCAATCGCTACGTCGAGTACGGGATGGGCCTGCGCGCGGTGACGCTCGGGCACGGCTACGGCCCCGTTCTCACCGCGGTATCGGAAGCCGTCGCCGACGGTGTCAGCTTCAGCAGACCCACCGAACTGGAATTGCTCGCCGCACAAGACTTCCTGTCGCTGGTGCCCGGCGCCGACATGGTGAAGTTCGCCAAGAACGGCTCCGACGCCACCACTGCCGCGGTCCGCCTGGCCAGAGCGGTGACCGGCCGCAGCGCCATCGCTGTCTGCGATCAGCCGTTCTTCTCCGTCGACGACTGGTTCATCGGCACCACCGAGATGGCGGGCGGCATCCCCGCCGTCGACACCGTGAAGTTCCCGTACAACGACCTCGACTCCCTCGACGCGACACTCGCGGACGGCTCCGTGGCCGCGGTGTTCCTGGAGGCCGCGACCGCCATGGCCGAACCACTGCCCGGATACCTGGACGGTGTTCGCGCACTGTGTGATCGGTACGGCACCCTGCTGGTGTTCGACGAGATGATCACCGGTTTTCGCTGGTCGGCGGGCGGCGCCCAGGCGGTCTACGGCGTGACACCGGACCTGTCGTGCTGGGGCAAGGCGATGGGCAACGGCTTCCCGATCTCCGCGCTCGCGGGCAAGCGCGAGTACATGGAGCGGGGCGGGCTGCGCACCGATCAGGAGCGGGTATTCCTGCTCTCGACGACGCACGGCCCGGAAACGTCCGCGCTGGCGGCGTTGCGGGCGGTGGTCCACGCCTACCGCACCGAAGACCCCGTCGGGCGGATGGAACAGGCGGGCCGCGTGCTCGCCGACGGCGTGAACACGATCGCCGCCGACCTCGGCATCGCCGATTTCCTGCAGGTACTCGGTAGGCCGTCCTGCCTGATCTTCCGCACCTCGGACGCCGAAGGCGCACCCTCGCAAGCCTTTCGAACGCTGTTTCTGCAAGAGCTCCTGATGCGCGGCGTGCTCGGCCAGTCGTTCGTCACCTCCGCCGCCCACGACCCGGACGCCATCGCCACCACGGTCGCCGCGTGTGCCGAGGCAGCCGAGGTCTATCGCCGCGCGATCGAGCGCGGCACCGTCGACGGACTGCTGCGCGGCCGTCCCGTCGCTCCCGCACTGCGTCGCACCGCGGCGCCCCGACAGATCGAAGCGAGCACCCCGCGATGA